One Halostagnicola kamekurae DNA segment encodes these proteins:
- the thpR gene encoding RNA 2',3'-cyclic phosphodiesterase: protein MRLFVSVDLPDELAEPIADIQTTLEDASGLNFVDPTQAHLTLKFLGEVTEDRVPALESELEAAVADADLDPFSVRFAGLGVFPDLEYISVVWLGVETGGEQLRQLHEAIEARTTAMGFDPESHDFTPHVTLARMEHAGGKDLVQRVVRNRAPTVGKMRVESIRLTESTLETDGPVYSTVRRIPLR from the coding sequence ATGCGACTGTTCGTCAGCGTCGACCTCCCCGACGAACTCGCGGAACCGATCGCAGACATCCAGACGACGCTCGAGGACGCCAGCGGGCTGAACTTCGTCGACCCCACGCAGGCCCACCTGACGCTCAAATTCCTCGGCGAGGTTACCGAGGATCGAGTGCCGGCACTCGAGTCCGAACTCGAGGCCGCCGTCGCGGATGCGGACCTGGACCCGTTTTCGGTCCGGTTCGCCGGCCTCGGCGTCTTCCCGGACCTCGAGTACATCAGCGTCGTCTGGCTCGGCGTCGAAACGGGCGGCGAGCAACTCCGACAGTTACACGAGGCGATCGAAGCCAGAACGACGGCGATGGGGTTCGACCCGGAGTCACACGACTTTACCCCACACGTCACGCTCGCACGGATGGAACACGCCGGCGGAAAGGACCTCGTTCAGCGCGTCGTCCGCAACCGAGCGCCGACCGTCGGTAAGATGCGCGTCGAATCGATTCGATTGACCGAGAGCACGCTCGAGACGGACGGTCCCGTGTATTCGACGGTGCGACGAATACCGCTGCGGTAA
- a CDS encoding protein-L-isoaspartate O-methyltransferase family protein, which yields MDPAVLREDMVDGLESPAKGILTDGDVGVAMRDVARHEFFDDERLAYADRDSDCLGTRVLAPSVVARLLQFLSPNPDDDVLIVGAGVGYTAAVAAELVGEANVHAIDIARPIVYEARQNLENAGYGGILVDCADGAAGLPAYAPFDRILLEAAAQSPPEALVRQLTDDGRLVYPQGANPQRLTAVASDGTPTAVDRAVVSFDPLLVEGEQSGAVERNRTAREDREHAVRHAQSRRGWEQEWIEWEGTISSRSR from the coding sequence ATGGATCCGGCGGTCTTACGAGAGGACATGGTCGACGGGCTCGAATCCCCGGCCAAAGGAATCCTTACCGACGGCGATGTCGGCGTCGCGATGCGTGACGTCGCTCGCCACGAGTTTTTCGACGACGAGCGACTAGCCTACGCCGATCGAGACAGCGACTGCCTCGGAACGCGCGTCCTCGCACCCAGCGTCGTCGCTCGCCTGCTGCAGTTCCTTTCGCCAAATCCCGACGACGACGTTTTGATCGTCGGTGCTGGTGTCGGCTACACGGCAGCCGTCGCCGCCGAACTCGTCGGCGAGGCGAACGTCCACGCCATCGACATCGCCAGACCGATCGTCTACGAGGCCCGACAGAACCTCGAGAACGCCGGCTACGGCGGCATCCTCGTCGACTGCGCCGACGGCGCGGCCGGGCTTCCGGCGTACGCGCCGTTCGATCGCATCCTCCTCGAGGCGGCCGCACAGTCCCCGCCGGAGGCGCTCGTCCGCCAGCTAACCGACGACGGCCGGCTGGTGTACCCGCAGGGTGCCAATCCGCAGCGACTGACGGCGGTTGCATCGGACGGCACCCCGACAGCGGTCGACCGCGCGGTCGTCTCGTTCGACCCGCTGTTGGTCGAGGGTGAGCAGTCCGGAGCCGTCGAACGGAACCGGACCGCTCGAGAGGACCGCGAACACGCGGTCCGACACGCACAATCGCGGCGGGGCTGGGAACAGGAGTGGATCGAGTGGGAGGGGACGATCAGTTCTCGGTCACGATGA
- a CDS encoding DUF7382 domain-containing protein has translation MRSHPRFHEDERAIEGLPIRLVIALVVGVACLGIMMNMLSGIGTLSQTEVDVEIEPTTISADAETGVDITVIGDDGNEVEDATVIVSSGSASIPETVDEKTDDDGTVTIDLEPEIRQGQGPGTLEIDVHPPTSTDYVDEQANSEIIVTEN, from the coding sequence ATGCGATCTCACCCGCGCTTTCACGAGGACGAACGAGCGATCGAAGGGCTCCCGATTCGGCTCGTCATCGCGCTCGTCGTCGGCGTCGCCTGTCTCGGGATTATGATGAACATGCTCAGCGGCATCGGAACCCTCTCACAGACCGAAGTCGACGTCGAAATCGAACCGACGACGATTTCCGCCGACGCCGAAACTGGCGTCGACATCACCGTGATCGGCGACGACGGAAACGAGGTCGAGGACGCGACCGTGATCGTCTCGAGCGGGAGCGCATCGATACCCGAAACCGTCGACGAGAAAACGGACGACGACGGGACCGTCACGATCGATCTCGAGCCCGAAATCAGACAGGGACAGGGACCGGGAACGCTCGAGATCGACGTTCATCCGCCGACGAGCACCGACTACGTGGACGAGCAGGCCAACAGCGAGATCATCGTGACCGAGAACTGA
- a CDS encoding DNA-directed RNA polymerase subunit H — MVDVSQHELVPEHTVLEEEVLEEVLDEYDIDRTDLPKIKRNDPALPDEAEIGDVIKIVRDSRTTDQAVIYRLVVE; from the coding sequence ATGGTAGACGTAAGCCAACACGAACTCGTGCCAGAGCACACTGTCCTCGAGGAGGAGGTCCTCGAAGAGGTGCTCGACGAGTACGACATCGATCGCACAGACCTGCCGAAAATCAAACGCAACGATCCTGCACTACCCGACGAGGCCGAGATCGGCGACGTAATCAAGATCGTTCGGGATTCCCGGACGACCGATCAGGCGGTCATTTACCGACTCGTGGTGGAATAA
- a CDS encoding DNA-directed RNA polymerase subunit B'', giving the protein MATELNRSKRRDISREYFSKERLAEHHYRSFNSFLNRGMQRVVDEKETIETDIGDKEGEEPVHVELGDVRVVTPRVREADGSEELLYPQEARLRNITYSAPVFMEMSIVKGEEGDQRVVDSTETKIGRMPVMVGSDKCNIAGFSDQELIDIGEDPADPGGYFIVNGSERVLMTSEDLAPNKILAEYDTKYGDEIQVAKTFSQRRGYRALVLCERTRDGLLEVSFPSVSGSINFVTLVRALGLESDEEIVHKVSNDPEVVKYMLENLEEAEVQTEEQAIEELGKRVASGQGKNYQLKRANYVIDRYLLPHLHEDGVEEEDVRINKAHYLCRMAEACFELALDRRESDDKDHYANKRLKVSGDLMKDLFRTALNKLARDVKYQLERANMRNRQLSVNTVVRSDVLTERLEHPIATGNWVGGRSGVSQLVDRTDFMGVLSHLRRLRSPLSRSQPHFEARDLHATQWGRICPSETPEGPNCGLVKNFAQAMELSQNVEDEQELKRELASMGVEGIPGIEGIERTTSPADD; this is encoded by the coding sequence ATGGCAACAGAACTCAACAGATCTAAACGACGAGACATTTCGCGTGAATACTTCTCGAAGGAACGACTCGCAGAACATCACTACCGCTCGTTCAACTCCTTTCTCAACCGGGGGATGCAACGCGTCGTCGACGAGAAGGAGACGATCGAAACCGACATCGGCGACAAAGAGGGCGAAGAGCCGGTCCACGTCGAACTCGGCGACGTCCGCGTCGTCACACCCCGCGTTCGGGAAGCCGACGGGTCCGAGGAGCTGTTGTACCCACAGGAGGCACGACTCCGAAACATCACCTACTCCGCGCCCGTGTTCATGGAGATGTCCATCGTCAAGGGCGAAGAGGGCGACCAGCGGGTCGTCGACTCCACGGAGACGAAGATCGGCCGGATGCCGGTCATGGTCGGCTCCGATAAGTGTAACATCGCGGGCTTTTCCGACCAGGAACTGATCGACATCGGCGAGGACCCGGCCGATCCCGGCGGCTACTTCATCGTCAACGGCTCCGAGCGCGTCCTCATGACCAGCGAGGACCTCGCGCCGAACAAGATCCTCGCGGAGTACGACACCAAGTACGGCGACGAGATTCAGGTCGCCAAGACGTTCTCCCAGCGTCGTGGCTACCGCGCGCTCGTGCTGTGTGAACGCACTCGAGACGGCCTGCTCGAGGTCTCGTTCCCGTCCGTTTCGGGATCGATCAACTTCGTCACGCTCGTTCGCGCGCTCGGACTCGAGTCCGACGAGGAGATCGTCCACAAGGTCTCGAACGACCCCGAGGTCGTCAAGTACATGCTCGAGAATCTGGAGGAAGCCGAGGTCCAGACCGAAGAGCAGGCGATCGAAGAGCTCGGGAAACGCGTCGCCTCCGGCCAGGGCAAGAACTACCAGCTCAAACGGGCGAACTACGTCATCGATCGGTACCTGCTCCCGCACCTCCACGAGGACGGCGTCGAGGAGGAAGACGTCCGAATCAACAAGGCACACTACCTCTGTCGGATGGCCGAGGCGTGTTTCGAACTCGCGCTCGACCGGCGCGAATCCGACGACAAGGACCACTACGCCAACAAGCGCCTGAAGGTCAGCGGCGACCTGATGAAGGACCTGTTCCGGACGGCGCTGAACAAGCTGGCCCGGGACGTGAAGTACCAGCTCGAGCGGGCCAACATGCGGAACCGTCAGCTATCGGTCAATACCGTGGTTCGATCGGACGTGCTCACGGAACGGCTCGAGCACCCGATCGCGACGGGCAACTGGGTTGGGGGCCGATCGGGGGTCTCCCAGTTGGTCGATCGGACCGACTTCATGGGGGTTCTGTCACACCTTCGCCGCCTTCGTTCGCCGCTCTCGCGGTCGCAGCCCCACTTCGAGGCGCGGGACCTGCACGCGACCCAGTGGGGTCGCATCTGCCCCTCGGAGACGCCGGAGGGGCCGAACTGTGG